TAGGGAGAATAAAATGCGGTATCCAAGATAAACTCAGAGGGAATTTCGCAAGAAATTAATTGTCGCAAAGAACCAATATCTTTGTTCTCCAAAGATATTTCACAACCATGCACAGAAAAAGAAAATTGTGATGCAATAAACTGACCAGCCAAAAGCGCTCCTGCGCGTCTAAGAGCCTTGATTAAGCTTTCGCGTGAAATTTGAACTTGGGTAAAATTATTGGTCGATAAAATTGGTTTGTACGTAGGAAATGGATCATTCAGCAAGCGAGTAAAGAAATTAAAATGAGTTCCCGAGAAAACTAATTGTCCTGCACAAGTTCCGATAAAAACAACATCAGTCGTTTGTTCAAGCAATTTTTTAACTTCAAGTAATGCTCGGCGAGGGATTAACCATTGTGTTTGTTCCGCCAACGAATATTGAGCGGTTTCAACGTATGCCAAAGAATGACCATCGGTACCAACAAATGCAACGCCCTGTGGTCCTGCTTCTAACAACATACCATTAAGCGCCTTTGTTGCATTATTTTGAGGAACAACGATGCCAACTTTATCAAGTAAGCTGAGTAAAAATGGACTTTCGCAATGCATTAAGTTTTCGATACGTTCAGGGAACGCTGGAAAATCCTGTGCATCTCGAACTGCAAGCGTAAACGCTACTCCTTCTCCCGCGGTTAATTGAATGCCCGCATCAATAAATGAAAACTCAAGCATTCCGCTTAACTCGCGAACAATCTCATAAATTCTTCGACCAGAAATCAAAAAAGATCGAACTTCTGACAAGGAGCTTTCTATTGGAAGACTCGATTGTAAGCTAATTTCTAAATCAGTAGCTTTAAGAATTAATTCACGATAACTCACTTGAAACAAAATTGATTCAGTAACATCAAGTGGTGATCGCTTAGAACAAATTGGTTGCATTGCGCTTAAATGAGTCAAGAGCGCATCTCGCTCCAAAGAAAATGAGTAGATCATAAAAAGTCTATCCAACTACGGCACTAATAATTATTAAACTTTATTTAGTTTAACCTGTTTTTAGAAAATCAGCAGTAGCAAAAAGCTGTTAAAAAAGAAAAAAAATTATTTTCGAGGATGACTTTTTTCATACACCGAACGCAATCCTGTCCGATCAACATGGGTATACACTTCAACCGTATCAACAGACTGATGTCCCAAAAAAACTTGCAAGCTTCGCACATCCATCCCACGCCCCAAAAAGTGTGTTGCTAACGAATGACGCAAACTATGCGGAGAAATTTGTTTAGTTATGCCAGATTTAAGTACAGCATCTTTGACAATATTCCAGCACTGCTGCCGAGTCAGAGGCTTTTGCGTAGATTCATTTGTAGTAAACAACCATTCATTTTTTTCATGTGTTCCAACAAATTGTTGCACAGCATCAAGCACTTGCGCTGGTAGCGGAACGGCACGTTGCGTTCCACGCTTACCAATAACTTCAACAAATCCGGTGTCAAATCGAAACGATGTCGGCTTTAATGAAAGTAATTCAGAAACTCTCAGCCCGGCTGAATACAATAAAATAATAATCAAATAATTTCTAAAACCTTTGTCACTCTGAATATTTGTTTGAATGTACACGAGCAATTGTTCAACTTCGGCTTCAGTTAAATACGTTGGCAACAATTGCTCGAGCTTAGGGGTAGAAATCTGAGCCATAATATTTTTGATTTTAAAGCAATCTTCAATGTATGAACCAAATAATTTAAGAACAACAACTTTACGGCACAAACTGGCCGCAGCAAGTTTTTTTAACTTAAGAAACGAAAGAAAGCTGAGCACGTCGTCTTTGGTGTATTTTTCCAAAGACAATTCGTGCTCTTCAAAAAAGTGTAGAAATTGTTCAACGTCAGCAATATACGCAGAAACTGTGTTATGAGAAAAACGTCGTTCGGTAATCAAATATGTTCTAAAACGAGTTACATATTGATTCATATTCACGATACGGTTCTCCCATTATTTTAATACGATTTTGCAATCAACACTTCACGCACAGATTTTTCGCGACAGAAAAAGCATGTTTCTGCTTTTTGTTCAGGAATAATACAACGAATAGAACATTGAATTGCCTTAAGTTCAAGCTCACACGATGTTTTTTCGCACCATCCGGTTTGGAAAAAACCAGGTTTTACTAAAACTTGCTCAACAATATCTTGATATGTTGCAACCTGGTGCCAAGAAGTATTACGACGATTCAATGCACGATTAAACATCGTTTGTTGAATTTGTTCTAGCATCTGAACTACGCGAGAAACAACTCCATCAAGAGAAATCACTTCTTTTGCAAGTCCTCCATCAACAATGACACGCGGAGCTGCAATACACGTTCCAGCTGCAATGTCTCGCATCCCGAGTTCTAGACGAAGCGGAACGCCACGCATTTCCCAATGATAATATTTTGCACCTGGACGACCTTCAGATTCATCGACAAACACACGAACCCCTGCGGCTGTTAATTGGGCTGCAAGTTCATGCGCTTTTGCCTTAGCTTGAATAAGATCGTCTTTAGCGCCGATTGGAATAATCACGACCTGAACAGAAGCTACTCGTGGTGGCAGCGCAAGACCTTTTTCATCACCATGCGTCATAACCAAAGCACCAATCAATCGAGTTGTAGCGCCCCAGCTAGTACACCATGGTGTTTTATTGGTGCCATCTTCCGCTTGAAATTTTACGCCAAAAGATGCAGGAAATGATTGTTGTAACAAATGTGATGTTCCCATCTGCAAAGCCTTACCATCACCCATCAATCCTTCAATGGTTGTGGTAATTTCGCCACCAGCAAAACGTTCATGTGCTGTTTTTTCGCCAACAACCACCGGGATTGCAAGTAAGTTTTCTGCAAGCTCTTTGTATTCATTGAGCATCGCATGAACCATCTTTAGCGCTTCC
This sequence is a window from Candidatus Dependentiae bacterium. Protein-coding genes within it:
- the dnaN gene encoding DNA polymerase III subunit beta: MIYSFSLERDALLTHLSAMQPICSKRSPLDVTESILFQVSYRELILKATDLEISLQSSLPIESSLSEVRSFLISGRRIYEIVRELSGMLEFSFIDAGIQLTAGEGVAFTLAVRDAQDFPAFPERIENLMHCESPFLLSLLDKVGIVVPQNNATKALNGMLLEAGPQGVAFVGTDGHSLAYVETAQYSLAEQTQWLIPRRALLEVKKLLEQTTDVVFIGTCAGQLVFSGTHFNFFTRLLNDPFPTYKPILSTNNFTQVQISRESLIKALRRAGALLAGQFIASQFSFSVHGCEISLENKDIGSLRQLISCEIPSEFILDTAFYSPYLLSGLLAITDDVVSCFVKDKRSALIVRSKQQNYEYTYVVMPVSREGR
- a CDS encoding proline--tRNA ligase produces the protein MDLAQLFKTNFPEWYQQVIFDSELVDQSPTRGSFVIRPYGYALWEAIQKDLDARIKKHSVKNAYFPLFIPESFLKKEADHIEGFSPELAVVTHAGGKELEESYVVRPTSETIIYHMFERWIKSWRDLPLNINQWANVVRWEMRPRAFLRTTEFLWQEGHTAHATREEALKMVHAMLNEYKELAENLLAIPVVVGEKTAHERFAGGEITTTIEGLMGDGKALQMGTSHLLQQSFPASFGVKFQAEDGTNKTPWCTSWGATTRLIGALVMTHGDEKGLALPPRVASVQVVIIPIGAKDDLIQAKAKAHELAAQLTAAGVRVFVDESEGRPGAKYYHWEMRGVPLRLELGMRDIAAGTCIAAPRVIVDGGLAKEVISLDGVVSRVVQMLEQIQQTMFNRALNRRNTSWHQVATYQDIVEQVLVKPGFFQTGWCEKTSCELELKAIQCSIRCIIPEQKAETCFFCREKSVREVLIAKSY